The genomic stretch CGTCTGGGCCGCCGACAACGCGCACACGGTCGACAGCCTGGCGCGCGCGATCGGCCGCGAGCCCGGCCCGGACAACCTGGAAGGGACGACCTGGGCGACCGTGCAGTACGGCCGCACCGTCACGTCCCAGCGCCTGATCGACGCCTTCGACACGGCCAACCACGCCGCCCGCAGCATGGGCTGGTTCTTCGGGCGCTACGACGTGCTGCTGACACCCACGCTGGGCACCCTGCCGGCGCGGCTGGGCGAGTACGACCCGACGGCGCCGGTGGAGCTGCGCGAGATCTTCGACTCGTGGTCCCGGCTGGAGTCGTTCCTGCCGGTGTTCAACGCCACCGGGCTGCCGGCGATCAGCCTGCCGCTGCACCTGAGCGTGGGCGGCCTGCCGATCGGCATGCAGCTGGTGAGCCGCTTCGGGGCGGAGTCACTGCTGCTGCGCCTCGCGGCCCAGCTGGAGGAGGCCCAGCCGTGGGCCGGACGCCGCCCGCCGATCCACGTCGCCGCCGAGGGCTGACCCGCACAGAGGCCGGATCGGCCACCGCGGCCCGACGGACCACTCAGGCGTGCCCGGTCAGCGGGTGCGGACCGCGTACTGCAGCTCCTGCTCGGTGAAGGGTCCCTCGACCCGACCGTCGTGCGCGTAGCGGTACAGCGCGACCGAGAAGATCGCCCGCATCGCCGCCGCCACGAGGCCCGCCGCCGCGTAGACCAGGACGCCGAGGACCATCAGCGGCACGCCGACGGCCCAGGTCCCGGCCACGGTGAGGAAGAAGCCGGCGACGATGCCGACGATGGCGGGCAGGATCGCCACCAGCAGGATCAGCCCGCCGATCCGCACGCCGCCGGCCAGCTGGGTGCCCCACTTGCGGCGGAACAGGGTCGCCGACGCCTTGATCGCCTCGATCGGCGACGAGCCCTCGATGATGATGATCGGCAGGACGAAGAAGGTCACCAGCTGCCAGGCCACGTCGGCGATCGCCGCCAGGACACCGCGCATGATCCCGGCGGCCGCTCCCCCGGTGTTGTTGCCGCGCAGCGCGGACAGCAGCAGCGTGACCACGGTCAGGATGACCGACCACCACAGCAGGGCGCCGCTGCGGGTGAGGGCCCGCTTGAACCCCTGGTCGATCGAGGAGTCCTGACCGCTGAGCTCGGTGTCCGCGGCGGCCACGAGGGCACCGGTAGAGAACGTCATCGCGGCGGTGGTGCCGAAGACGCCGATGACCGCGAGGATCCCGCCGATCACGTTCTGGTTGTTCGCGAGGAACCAGGCCGCCGGGATCCAGAACAGTGCCATCGGCACCAGGCTGAACAGGAAGCCGAGCACCGGGAACATCAGCAGGTACTTGTTGTCGCGGATCACGGCCCACGACTTGGACGTGACGACCTTGCTGTCGGTCCATGCGGACACCGGACGCCTCCTCGACGCTTGCTCTCAGGTAGCTGCCGTACGCGACGTCGCGGCGCGCGTCCCCGGCGCGCTGCGGCCGGCCCACGCTACCCCGGACGGTGGCGCTCGCCGGGCAATCCCGCCGGCACCGGTGCCAGCATCGGGAGGGTGCGCACGACACCCAGACACCGCGC from Candidatus Nanopelagicales bacterium encodes the following:
- a CDS encoding DUF6159 family protein; amino-acid sequence: MSAWTDSKVVTSKSWAVIRDNKYLLMFPVLGFLFSLVPMALFWIPAAWFLANNQNVIGGILAVIGVFGTTAAMTFSTGALVAAADTELSGQDSSIDQGFKRALTRSGALLWWSVILTVVTLLLSALRGNNTGGAAAGIMRGVLAAIADVAWQLVTFFVLPIIIIEGSSPIEAIKASATLFRRKWGTQLAGGVRIGGLILLVAILPAIVGIVAGFFLTVAGTWAVGVPLMVLGVLVYAAAGLVAAAMRAIFSVALYRYAHDGRVEGPFTEQELQYAVRTR